From a region of the Helicoverpa armigera isolate CAAS_96S chromosome 14, ASM3070526v1, whole genome shotgun sequence genome:
- the Sqd gene encoding RNA-binding protein squid isoform X1 yields MANNDNFAQDVTDNQLNGNAENGGGDTQEHNSAEAPGRDDDRKLFVGGLSWETTDKELREHFSAYGEIESINVKTDPNTGRSRGFAFIVFKAPDSIDKVMAAGEHTINNKKVDPKKAKARHGKIFVGGLSSEISDDEIKNFFSNFGTIIEVEMPFDKTKNQRKGFCFITFESEQVVNELLKTPKQTIAGKEVDVKRATPKPDGPGGMGARGGRGGRGLRGGRGRGGYGGQGAWGNGGYGGYGYGQGGYGGGYDGYGYGGYGYDGYGGYGGYDYSGYPNYDYGGYGGYEGGYGARAAPRGKGDVTAGYQGGKQRGGGGGGGRANQRHQPY; encoded by the exons ATGGCCAATAACGACAACTTTGCACAAGACGTTACTGATAATCAGCTAAATGGAAATGCAGAAAATGGTGGCGGAGACACCCAGGAACACAATAGTGCCGAAGCGCCCGGACGCGATGACGACAG AAAACTTTTTGTTGGAGGCCTGAGCTGGGAGACCACAGACA AGGAATTACGTGAACACTTCAGTGCATACGGAGAGATCGAAAGTATCAATGTCAAGACTGATCCAAACACTGGGCGATCCAGGGGATTTGCCTTCATTGTGTTCAAGGCACCAGATTCCATTGATAAAGTGATGGCTGCTGGCGAGCACACTATCAACAACAAGAAAGTGGATCCCAAAAAGGCTAAGGCCAGACACGGCAAGATATTTGTTGGAGGCCTCAGCAGTGAAATATCTGATGATGAAATCAAAAACTTCTTCAGTAATTTTGGAACT ATTATCGAGGTTGAGATGCCATTTGACAAGACCAAGAACCAAAGGAAAGGATTCTGTTTCATCACATTCGAGTCTGAGCAAGTGGTCAATGAACTGCTCAAAACACCTAAGCAGACGATCGCCGGCAAAGAG GTGGACGTGAAGCGCGCGACGCCGAAGCCCGACGGGCCCGGCGGCATGGGCGCCCGCGGCGGCCGCGGCGGCCGGGGGCTGCGCGGCGGCCGCGGCCGCGGCGGCTACGGCGGCCAGGGCGCCTGGGGCAACGGCGGCTACGGCGGCTATGGCTACGGACAGGGAGGCTACGGCGGCGGCTACGACGGATACGGCTACGGCGGCTACGGATACGACGGCTACGGGGGCTACGGCGGTTACGATTACTCCGGATACCCCAATTACG ACTACGGCGGGTACGGAGGGTACGAGGGCGGGTACGGCGCGCGCGCGGCTCCGCGCGGCAAAG GTGACGTTACAGCCGGGTACCAAGGTGGCaagcagcgcggcggcggcggcggcggcggccgcgccAACCAGAGGCACCAGCCCTATTAA
- the Sqd gene encoding RNA-binding protein squid isoform X4, producing the protein MANNDNFAQDVTDNQLNGNAENGGGDTQEHNSAEAPGRDDDRKLFVGGLSWETTDKELREHFSAYGEIESINVKTDPNTGRSRGFAFIVFKAPDSIDKVMAAGEHTINNKKVDPKKAKARHGKIFVGGLSSEISDDEIKNFFSNFGTIIEVEMPFDKTKNQRKGFCFITFESEQVVNELLKTPKQTIAGKEVDVKRATPKPDGPGGMGARGGRGGRGLRGGRGRGGYGGQGAWGNGGYGGYGYGQGGYGGGYDGYGYGGYGYDGYGGYGGYDYSGYPNYAGYQGGKQRGGGGGGGRANQRHQPY; encoded by the exons ATGGCCAATAACGACAACTTTGCACAAGACGTTACTGATAATCAGCTAAATGGAAATGCAGAAAATGGTGGCGGAGACACCCAGGAACACAATAGTGCCGAAGCGCCCGGACGCGATGACGACAG AAAACTTTTTGTTGGAGGCCTGAGCTGGGAGACCACAGACA AGGAATTACGTGAACACTTCAGTGCATACGGAGAGATCGAAAGTATCAATGTCAAGACTGATCCAAACACTGGGCGATCCAGGGGATTTGCCTTCATTGTGTTCAAGGCACCAGATTCCATTGATAAAGTGATGGCTGCTGGCGAGCACACTATCAACAACAAGAAAGTGGATCCCAAAAAGGCTAAGGCCAGACACGGCAAGATATTTGTTGGAGGCCTCAGCAGTGAAATATCTGATGATGAAATCAAAAACTTCTTCAGTAATTTTGGAACT ATTATCGAGGTTGAGATGCCATTTGACAAGACCAAGAACCAAAGGAAAGGATTCTGTTTCATCACATTCGAGTCTGAGCAAGTGGTCAATGAACTGCTCAAAACACCTAAGCAGACGATCGCCGGCAAAGAG GTGGACGTGAAGCGCGCGACGCCGAAGCCCGACGGGCCCGGCGGCATGGGCGCCCGCGGCGGCCGCGGCGGCCGGGGGCTGCGCGGCGGCCGCGGCCGCGGCGGCTACGGCGGCCAGGGCGCCTGGGGCAACGGCGGCTACGGCGGCTATGGCTACGGACAGGGAGGCTACGGCGGCGGCTACGACGGATACGGCTACGGCGGCTACGGATACGACGGCTACGGGGGCTACGGCGGTTACGATTACTCCGGATACCCCAATTACG CCGGGTACCAAGGTGGCaagcagcgcggcggcggcggcggcggcggccgcgccAACCAGAGGCACCAGCCCTATTAA
- the LOC110378259 gene encoding uncharacterized protein LOC110378259, which produces MHDTIVRLADVWKTCNKIRAAAFRVGLNLWDWYRPLDPEGNSLISESKFVSILAGPLRSVIGLSDSEIAQLADYFRAQDGRVLYHQLCQIIHGEDAGGRDKTSADCILEACPPPPEPECHKLDQWQIRRLCCLLATIAERDLPLKPYFQDYELVAKNDGRITFAHFARILNYIGVIVTAEDFNLLVRKFIKDSYTIDYVDFLKAVDDVKKQGIRGLGPAYLNPSAVIDTTLPKLARPEVEAGMSTAPLGFQETFHPALTQPHPPRQLVDLMLRVQEFVLQRRIRVSEFLRDYDPLNSGRIAPQQFRRGLDAMGLGSILSQNELLCVMRHYLDPNDSERVCWRTFEDDCDQVFTIKELEKHPEARAGAAAAAVLELPARGSAPDRAEGESPADLDAAQAALLRVRAACTERAIDLRPAFCDHDEHNNGHVSRAQVRRVLARLGVLPSAQQVRALEARYLDDCGFNYVRLLDEMVERPVESASIAGPAPSAHRPRAASEDPLQTDIVQILAKIKGKMVREGVRPREFLKQFDARNELVIPRADFYRGLASAGLALTPLEMDTLMEVFCAPGRRRYVEYERFCSTVGEALTQAGLERAPLLTPVPHVPTLDSPLNFLNFEERNVVSGALKKLSKFPDQLSNILEVFQDMDKEHCGTIPRVSVERALCQRDLLALVSARERDLLYKCFGYRRGCGDEVNYRALCNALSILYATASAQPC; this is translated from the exons ATGCATGACACG ATAGTCCGGTTGGCAGATGTATGGAAGACGTGCAACAAGATCCGCGCGGCCGCCTTCCGCGTGGGGCTCAACCTGTGGGACTGGTACAGACCCCTCGACCCTGAGGGCAACTCCCTCATATCAG AGTCAAAGTTCGTGTCGATATTGGCGGGGCCGCTGCGCTCCGTCATCGGGCTGTCGGACTCGGAGATCGCGCAGCTAGCAGACTACTTCCGTGCACAAGATGGCCGCGTCCTCTATCATCAGTTGTGTCAGATTATACATGGTGAAG ACGCGGGTGGTCGCGACAAGACGTCGGCCGACTGCATCCTGGAGGCGTGCCCGCCGCCGCCGGAGCCCGAGTGCCACAAGCTGGACCAGTGGCAGATCCGCCGCCTGTGCTGTCTGCTGGCCACCATCGCGGAACGGGACTTGCCGCTCAAGCCCTACTTTCAAGACTATGAGTTG gtTGCAAAAAATGACGGAAGAATAACATTTGCTCACTTTGCGAGGATCCTCAACTATATCGGGGTGATCGTGACGGCGGAGGACTTCAACCTGCTGGTGCGCAAGTTCATCAAGGACTCGTACACCATCGACTACGTGGACTTCCTCAAGGCAGTGGACGATGTCAAGAAGCAGGGCATCCGCGGCCTCGGTCCG GCGTATCTGAACCCCAGTGCAGTGATCGACACGACACTGCCCAAGCTGGCGCGGCCGGAGGTGGAGGCGGGCATGTCCACGGCGCCGCTCGGCTTCCAGGAGACCTTCCATCCCGCGCTCACACAGCCGCACCCCCCCAGGCAACTCGTCGACCTCATGCTCAGGGTCCAGGAGTTCGTTCTACAGAGACGCATCAGGGTGTCTGAGTTCCTGAGG GACTACGACCCGCTGAACAGCGGTCGCATAGCTCCGCAGCAGTTCCGGCGCGGGCTGGACGCCATGGGGCTGGGCAGCATCCTGTCGCAGAACGAGCTGCTGTGCGTGATGCGTCACTACCTCGACCCCAACGACAGCGAGCGCGTCTGCTGGCGGACCTTCGAGGATGACTGCGACCAGG TGTTCACGATCAAGGAGCTGGAGAAGCAcccggaggcgcgcgcgggggcggcggcggcggccgtgCTGGAGCTGCCGGCGCGAGGCTCCGCGCCAGACCGCGCGGAGGGCGAGTCCCCCGCCGACCTGGACGCCGCGCAGGCCGCGCTgctgcgcgtgcgcgccgcCTGCACCGAGCGCGCCATCGACCTGCGCCCCGCCTTCTGCGACCATGACGA ACACAACAACGGGCACGTGTCGCGCGCGCAGGTGCGGCGCGTGCTGGCGCGGCTGGGCGTGCTGCCGTCGGCGCAGCAGGTGCGCGCGCTCGAGGCGAGGTACCTCGACGACTGCGGCTTCAACTACGTGCGCCTGCTCGACGAG ATGGTGGAGCGGCCGGTGGAGAGCGCCAGCATCGCGGGCCCCGCGCCCTCCGCGCACCGCCCGCGCGCCGCCAGCGAGGACCCGCTGCAGACAGACATCGTGCAGATACTCGCCAAGATCAAGGGCAAG ATGGTGCGCGAGGGAGTGCGGCCGCGCGAGTTCCTCAAGCAGTTCGACGCGCGCAACGAGCTGGTGATCCCGCGCGCAGACTTCTACCGCGGCCTCGCCTCCGCCGGCCTCGCGCTCACGCCGCTCGAGATGGACACGCTCATGGAAGT GTTCTGCGCGCCGGGGCGGCGGCGCTACGTGGAGTACGAGCGCTTCTGCAGCACGGTGGGCGAGGCGCTGACGCAGGCGGGGCTGGAGCGCGCGCCGCTGCTCACGCCGGTGCCGCACGTGCCCACGCTCGACTCGCCGCTCAACTTCCTCAACTTCGAGGAGAGGAACGTCGTCTCCGGCGCCCTCAAGAAGCTCTCCAAGTTCCCTGACCAGCTCTCCAATATACTGGAGGTGTTCCAG GACATGGACAAGGAGCACTGCGGCACGATCCCGCGCGTGTCGGTGGAGCGCGCGCTGTGTCAGCGCGACCTGCTGGCGCTGGTGTCTGCGCGCGAGCGGGACCTGCTCTACAAGTGCTTCGGCTACCGGCGCGGCTGCGGCGACGAG GTGAACTACCGCGCGCTGTGCAACGCGCTGTCGATCCTGTACGCCACAGCCAGCGCGCAGCCCTGCTGA
- the Sqd gene encoding RNA-binding protein squid isoform X2, with translation MANNDNFAQDVTDNQLNGNAENGGGDTQEHNSAEAPGRDDDRKLFVGGLSWETTDKELREHFSAYGEIESINVKTDPNTGRSRGFAFIVFKAPDSIDKVMAAGEHTINNKKVDPKKAKARHGKIFVGGLSSEISDDEIKNFFSNFGTIIEVEMPFDKTKNQRKGFCFITFESEQVVNELLKTPKQTIAGKEVDVKRATPKPDGPGGMGARGGRGGRGLRGGRGRGGYGGQGAWGNGGYGGYGYGQGGYGGGYDGYGYGGYGYDGYGGYGGYDYSGYPNYDYGGYGGYEGGYGARAAPRGKAGYQGGKQRGGGGGGGRANQRHQPY, from the exons ATGGCCAATAACGACAACTTTGCACAAGACGTTACTGATAATCAGCTAAATGGAAATGCAGAAAATGGTGGCGGAGACACCCAGGAACACAATAGTGCCGAAGCGCCCGGACGCGATGACGACAG AAAACTTTTTGTTGGAGGCCTGAGCTGGGAGACCACAGACA AGGAATTACGTGAACACTTCAGTGCATACGGAGAGATCGAAAGTATCAATGTCAAGACTGATCCAAACACTGGGCGATCCAGGGGATTTGCCTTCATTGTGTTCAAGGCACCAGATTCCATTGATAAAGTGATGGCTGCTGGCGAGCACACTATCAACAACAAGAAAGTGGATCCCAAAAAGGCTAAGGCCAGACACGGCAAGATATTTGTTGGAGGCCTCAGCAGTGAAATATCTGATGATGAAATCAAAAACTTCTTCAGTAATTTTGGAACT ATTATCGAGGTTGAGATGCCATTTGACAAGACCAAGAACCAAAGGAAAGGATTCTGTTTCATCACATTCGAGTCTGAGCAAGTGGTCAATGAACTGCTCAAAACACCTAAGCAGACGATCGCCGGCAAAGAG GTGGACGTGAAGCGCGCGACGCCGAAGCCCGACGGGCCCGGCGGCATGGGCGCCCGCGGCGGCCGCGGCGGCCGGGGGCTGCGCGGCGGCCGCGGCCGCGGCGGCTACGGCGGCCAGGGCGCCTGGGGCAACGGCGGCTACGGCGGCTATGGCTACGGACAGGGAGGCTACGGCGGCGGCTACGACGGATACGGCTACGGCGGCTACGGATACGACGGCTACGGGGGCTACGGCGGTTACGATTACTCCGGATACCCCAATTACG ACTACGGCGGGTACGGAGGGTACGAGGGCGGGTACGGCGCGCGCGCGGCTCCGCGCGGCAAAG CCGGGTACCAAGGTGGCaagcagcgcggcggcggcggcggcggcggccgcgccAACCAGAGGCACCAGCCCTATTAA
- the LOC110378260 gene encoding uncharacterized protein LOC110378260: MKCASESQRHSTTTISSESGMVRHSATSTINMFKLLVLSCLVATVLAGPFHLPPWIRDGWNRRPPRGCADRAAGRAACAQVNATAALAPHPHYCRLFYYCSAVLRPACRRCPLGLHFNPELQVCDWPNNVNCTATPPPRPPRPCHNATTPVPSTDAPSSVPPATDALSTGAPTDAPFTGTASTDAPSSVSPSTDALSSVPPSTDAPSTDPPSTEAPSTDRPSTDAPSTDKPSTDAPFTNKPSTVAI, from the exons ATGAAGTGCGCGAGTGAGTCACAGCGCCACTCGACCACCACAATAAGTAGCGAGTCTGGCATGGTGCGCCACAGTGCGACTTCCACCATCAACATGTTCAAACTGCTGGTACTGAGTTGTCTGGTGGCCACCGTCCTGGCTGGACCCTTTCACCTCCCACCCTG GATACGAGATGGCTGGAACCGGAGACCTCCACGTGGGTGCGCAGACCGCGCGGCCGGCCGGGCGGCGTGCGCGCAAGTCAACGCCACGGCCGCGCTCGCGCCGCACCCGCACTACTGCCGCCTGTTCTACTACTGCAGCGCCGTGCTGCGCCCCGCCTGCCGCCGCTGCCCCTTAGGCCTGCACTTCAACCCCGAGCTGCAGGTGTGCGACTGGCCCAACAACGTCAACTGCACGGCGACGCCGCCACCACGCCCCCCACGGCCTTGCCACAACGCAACAACACCTGTTCCTTCTACTGATGCTCCTTCAAGTGTCCCTCCGGCTACCGACGCGCTTTCTACTGGCGCTCCTACCGACGCCCCTTTTACTGGCACTGCTTCTACTGATGCACCTTCAAGTGTCTCTCCGTCTACTGATGCTCTTTCAAGTGTCCCTCCGTCTACTGATGCACCTTCAACTGACCCTCCGTCTACTGAAGCTCCTTCAACTGACCGTCCGTCTACTGATGCTCCTTCAACTGACAAACCTTCTACTGACGCCCCTTTTACTAACAAACCTTCTACTGTCGCTATATAA
- the Sqd gene encoding RNA-binding protein squid isoform X5 has product MANNDNFAQDVTDNQLNGNAENGGGDTQEHNSAEAPGRDDDRKLFVGGLSWETTDKELREHFSAYGEIESINVKTDPNTGRSRGFAFIVFKAPDSIDKVMAAGEHTINNKKVDPKKAKARHGKIFVGGLSSEISDDEIKNFFSNFGTIIEVEMPFDKTKNQRKGFCFITFESEQVVNELLKTPKQTIAGKEVDVKRATPKPDGPGGMGARGGRGGRGLRGGRGRGGYGGQGAWGNGGYGGYGYGQGGYGGGYDGYGYGGYGYDGYGGYGGYDYSGYPNYVSCSTTVRRAPAGLEAD; this is encoded by the exons ATGGCCAATAACGACAACTTTGCACAAGACGTTACTGATAATCAGCTAAATGGAAATGCAGAAAATGGTGGCGGAGACACCCAGGAACACAATAGTGCCGAAGCGCCCGGACGCGATGACGACAG AAAACTTTTTGTTGGAGGCCTGAGCTGGGAGACCACAGACA AGGAATTACGTGAACACTTCAGTGCATACGGAGAGATCGAAAGTATCAATGTCAAGACTGATCCAAACACTGGGCGATCCAGGGGATTTGCCTTCATTGTGTTCAAGGCACCAGATTCCATTGATAAAGTGATGGCTGCTGGCGAGCACACTATCAACAACAAGAAAGTGGATCCCAAAAAGGCTAAGGCCAGACACGGCAAGATATTTGTTGGAGGCCTCAGCAGTGAAATATCTGATGATGAAATCAAAAACTTCTTCAGTAATTTTGGAACT ATTATCGAGGTTGAGATGCCATTTGACAAGACCAAGAACCAAAGGAAAGGATTCTGTTTCATCACATTCGAGTCTGAGCAAGTGGTCAATGAACTGCTCAAAACACCTAAGCAGACGATCGCCGGCAAAGAG GTGGACGTGAAGCGCGCGACGCCGAAGCCCGACGGGCCCGGCGGCATGGGCGCCCGCGGCGGCCGCGGCGGCCGGGGGCTGCGCGGCGGCCGCGGCCGCGGCGGCTACGGCGGCCAGGGCGCCTGGGGCAACGGCGGCTACGGCGGCTATGGCTACGGACAGGGAGGCTACGGCGGCGGCTACGACGGATACGGCTACGGCGGCTACGGATACGACGGCTACGGGGGCTACGGCGGTTACGATTACTCCGGATACCCCAATTACG TCTCCTGCTCGACCACCGTCCGCCGCGCGCCGGCCGGGCTGGAGGCGGACTAA
- the Sqd gene encoding RNA-binding protein squid isoform X3 has translation MANNDNFAQDVTDNQLNGNAENGGGDTQEHNSAEAPGRDDDRKLFVGGLSWETTDKELREHFSAYGEIESINVKTDPNTGRSRGFAFIVFKAPDSIDKVMAAGEHTINNKKVDPKKAKARHGKIFVGGLSSEISDDEIKNFFSNFGTIIEVEMPFDKTKNQRKGFCFITFESEQVVNELLKTPKQTIAGKEVDVKRATPKPDGPGGMGARGGRGGRGLRGGRGRGGYGGQGAWGNGGYGGYGYGQGGYGGGYDGYGYGGYGYDGYGGYGGYDYSGYPNYGDVTAGYQGGKQRGGGGGGGRANQRHQPY, from the exons ATGGCCAATAACGACAACTTTGCACAAGACGTTACTGATAATCAGCTAAATGGAAATGCAGAAAATGGTGGCGGAGACACCCAGGAACACAATAGTGCCGAAGCGCCCGGACGCGATGACGACAG AAAACTTTTTGTTGGAGGCCTGAGCTGGGAGACCACAGACA AGGAATTACGTGAACACTTCAGTGCATACGGAGAGATCGAAAGTATCAATGTCAAGACTGATCCAAACACTGGGCGATCCAGGGGATTTGCCTTCATTGTGTTCAAGGCACCAGATTCCATTGATAAAGTGATGGCTGCTGGCGAGCACACTATCAACAACAAGAAAGTGGATCCCAAAAAGGCTAAGGCCAGACACGGCAAGATATTTGTTGGAGGCCTCAGCAGTGAAATATCTGATGATGAAATCAAAAACTTCTTCAGTAATTTTGGAACT ATTATCGAGGTTGAGATGCCATTTGACAAGACCAAGAACCAAAGGAAAGGATTCTGTTTCATCACATTCGAGTCTGAGCAAGTGGTCAATGAACTGCTCAAAACACCTAAGCAGACGATCGCCGGCAAAGAG GTGGACGTGAAGCGCGCGACGCCGAAGCCCGACGGGCCCGGCGGCATGGGCGCCCGCGGCGGCCGCGGCGGCCGGGGGCTGCGCGGCGGCCGCGGCCGCGGCGGCTACGGCGGCCAGGGCGCCTGGGGCAACGGCGGCTACGGCGGCTATGGCTACGGACAGGGAGGCTACGGCGGCGGCTACGACGGATACGGCTACGGCGGCTACGGATACGACGGCTACGGGGGCTACGGCGGTTACGATTACTCCGGATACCCCAATTACG GTGACGTTACAGCCGGGTACCAAGGTGGCaagcagcgcggcggcggcggcggcggcggccgcgccAACCAGAGGCACCAGCCCTATTAA